The following are encoded together in the Leptotrichia sp. OH3620_COT-345 genome:
- the amaP gene encoding alkaline shock response membrane anchor protein AmaP, with amino-acid sequence MITILGFLAKLSVIAGILGAAFASVSDLIMKTDYLAKFDNMVDLGSVRVKVIFGLLSILYLLIFLLSYINKVTKYSQNRKVKTKTGEIEVTIKTINEVAKDFLSSQEIIKNSKVKSHPKGRAVVIEAVVDTYNVDNLNDKLLKIQEKLSEYVFNSTGISVKKSKVKLKKVLGETIVEKKIIEAPQESNVEIVMNTEEKMSETVVPETVNEEKID; translated from the coding sequence ATGATAACAATATTAGGCTTTTTAGCAAAACTGTCAGTAATAGCGGGAATTTTGGGGGCAGCTTTTGCAAGTGTATCTGATCTTATAATGAAAACGGATTATTTGGCTAAATTTGATAATATGGTAGATTTGGGAAGTGTAAGAGTGAAAGTAATATTCGGATTACTTTCAATATTGTATTTACTTATATTTTTACTGTCATACATTAATAAAGTTACAAAATATTCTCAAAATAGAAAAGTTAAAACAAAAACCGGAGAAATAGAAGTTACTATAAAAACAATAAATGAAGTAGCAAAGGATTTTCTGAGTTCTCAGGAAATTATTAAAAATTCAAAAGTAAAATCTCATCCTAAAGGTAGGGCTGTAGTTATAGAAGCTGTTGTAGATACTTATAATGTAGATAACTTAAATGATAAACTTTTAAAAATACAGGAAAAACTTTCCGAGTATGTGTTTAATTCTACAGGAATTTCAGTCAAAAAAAGTAAAGTTAAGCTGAAAAAAGTTTTAGGGGAAACAATTGTAGAAAAGAAAATAATAGAAGCACCTCAAGAAAGTAATGTGGAAATTGTAATGAATACGGAAGAAAAAATGAGTGAAACGGTTGTTCCGGAAACTGTCAATGAAGAAAAAATTGATTAA
- a CDS encoding Asp23/Gls24 family envelope stress response protein: protein MNELGNISISSDVVATIAESVITEIDGIYSLAGNAPKNEITKFFQSVSSTGNKGIDVEVGETECTLDLYIIAKLGYQLPALAGEIQTKVVKAITEMTGLKVQEVNVYIQKVVKDTHENLTEIPEPVEIAEENN from the coding sequence ATGAACGAGTTAGGAAATATAAGTATATCATCAGATGTTGTTGCAACTATTGCAGAATCTGTAATAACAGAAATTGACGGAATATATAGTCTGGCAGGTAATGCTCCGAAAAATGAAATAACTAAGTTTTTCCAGAGTGTTTCTTCAACAGGAAATAAAGGAATTGATGTTGAAGTAGGTGAAACGGAGTGTACCCTTGACTTGTATATCATTGCAAAACTGGGATATCAGCTTCCGGCACTGGCAGGAGAAATACAGACAAAAGTAGTTAAAGCCATAACTGAAATGACAGGTTTGAAAGTACAGGAAGTTAATGTCTATATACAAAAAGTGGTAAAAGATACTCATGAGAATCTTACCGAAATACCGGAACCTGTGGAAATAGCGGAAGAAAATAATTAA
- the trxA gene encoding thioredoxin: protein MSKVVHYAGEDFENETLVANGITLVDFFATWCGPCQMLGPVLDELSNSADYKIVKVDVDQASELAAQFRVRSVPTMVVFKDGKPVETLVGFLTQDEIDKKVQAHK from the coding sequence ATGAGCAAAGTAGTACATTATGCAGGAGAAGATTTTGAAAATGAGACATTAGTGGCAAACGGAATTACATTGGTAGATTTTTTTGCAACATGGTGCGGACCGTGCCAAATGCTGGGGCCTGTACTGGATGAATTGTCAAATAGTGCTGACTATAAAATTGTAAAAGTAGATGTGGATCAGGCAAGTGAGCTTGCTGCCCAATTCAGAGTAAGAAGTGTTCCTACAATGGTTGTATTTAAAGACGGAAAACCTGTAGAAACTCTTGTAGGATTTTTGACACAGGATGAAATTGATAAAAAAGTTCAGGCACATAAGTAA
- a CDS encoding alpha/beta hydrolase fold domain-containing protein, with amino-acid sequence MSLLSDIAVPVAKLVNAKRGNERAMENPRRDTDFFNKNNFDKSFQTEEYFIDEFQVLTVKCKESLNRHVIFLHGGGYVLRAVRSHKNIVERMVKKYNLKVTFIDYPLAPEYTAEKAHDIMMKAYKLVTAENKDDEFYFFGDSAGGGLALAFLQEMRDKKVLPFPEKTVLMSPWLDITMTNSEIKDFEDKDLLLPVEGLIKAGKKYAGNIDLKSNLVSPIYGNMDNLGKIMLLFGTNEVLYPDCMKFSDMIDTAVGTTIELYIGENLCHDWILAPLKETEEALDSIGKFYLE; translated from the coding sequence ATGAGTTTATTATCTGATATAGCGGTACCGGTAGCAAAGCTTGTAAATGCAAAAAGAGGAAATGAAAGAGCAATGGAAAATCCCAGAAGAGACACGGATTTTTTCAATAAGAATAATTTTGATAAAAGTTTTCAGACAGAGGAATATTTTATTGATGAATTTCAAGTTCTTACGGTAAAGTGTAAAGAATCTTTGAACCGTCATGTTATTTTTCTTCATGGAGGAGGGTATGTCCTGAGAGCGGTAAGAAGTCATAAAAATATTGTTGAAAGAATGGTGAAAAAATATAATCTGAAAGTTACCTTTATTGATTATCCCTTAGCTCCTGAATATACTGCGGAAAAAGCTCATGACATAATGATGAAGGCTTATAAATTGGTTACCGCAGAAAATAAAGATGATGAATTTTATTTTTTTGGGGACTCCGCCGGGGGAGGACTGGCATTGGCTTTTTTACAGGAAATGAGAGATAAAAAAGTTTTGCCTTTTCCCGAAAAAACGGTACTTATGTCGCCTTGGTTAGATATAACTATGACAAATAGTGAAATTAAAGATTTTGAAGATAAAGATCTGTTATTACCGGTTGAAGGATTAATAAAAGCGGGAAAAAAGTATGCAGGAAATATAGATTTAAAATCAAATCTTGTATCACCTATTTATGGGAATATGGATAATCTCGGTAAAATAATGCTTCTTTTCGGAACAAATGAAGTATTGTATCCCGATTGTATGAAATTTAGTGATATGATTGATACTGCAGTAGGAACGACAATAGAACTTTATATTGGAGAAAATTTATGTCATGACTGGATTCTTGCTCCTTTAAAAGAAACTGAAGAAGCTCTTGACTCAATAGGGAAATTTTATCTTGAATAA
- a CDS encoding DNA-3-methyladenine glycosylase I, whose product MKENNRCPWAKEEEDIHYHDTEWGVPSRDDNYMFEMLILEGFQAGLSWNTILKKRENFRKAFDNFNYKKISKYNQIKLDELMKNEGIIRNKLKINSAVTNAQAFIKIRKEYGSFSDYIWSFTNNKQIINKWENLSQVPATTELSHKISKELKKQGFKFVGSTIIYSFLQAIGIIDDHLISCPYKTKS is encoded by the coding sequence ATGAAAGAAAATAATCGTTGCCCATGGGCAAAAGAAGAAGAAGACATTCATTATCATGATACTGAGTGGGGCGTCCCTTCCCGTGATGATAACTATATGTTTGAAATGCTTATACTTGAGGGCTTTCAAGCAGGACTTAGCTGGAATACTATTTTAAAGAAAAGAGAAAATTTCAGAAAAGCTTTTGATAATTTCAATTATAAGAAAATTTCAAAATATAACCAAATCAAACTTGATGAACTGATGAAAAACGAAGGGATTATAAGAAATAAACTCAAAATCAATTCTGCTGTGACAAATGCTCAAGCATTTATTAAAATAAGAAAGGAATATGGCTCTTTTTCAGATTATATATGGAGTTTTACAAATAACAAACAAATTATAAATAAATGGGAAAATCTGTCACAAGTTCCTGCTACTACGGAACTTTCCCACAAAATCAGCAAAGAACTTAAAAAACAGGGGTTTAAATTTGTCGGCTCTACAATTATTTATTCTTTTCTACAAGCAATCGGTATAATTGACGACCATTTAATTTCCTGCCCATATAAGACAAAATCATAA
- a CDS encoding YafY family protein translates to MNKSERINDMIMYFNKISYFNLQDIIRRYNISRSTALRDIETVERIGVPIYSEKGKNGGYRILSKRLLAPVIFTIDEIHALYFCMLTLRGYETTPFDLNIDKLEEKFRSCLPDERLKKIEIMKKVLQFEIYKHKNSSPLLKKILEAIIENKICNIEYNKKGNLKNYKVQFFRICASYAQWYAEGINCKNGKIRIFRCDKIIFVDKIEECSKYRITDILKKVPEIYRNEKSVDFEIKISEKALDIFYKENYPSMRLVTDNGENIIKGFYNENEEKFIADYFLKYGENIISIEPQELKEFIRNEIKKLAVHFNNL, encoded by the coding sequence ATGAATAAATCCGAGAGGATAAATGACATGATAATGTATTTTAATAAAATAAGTTATTTTAATTTACAAGATATAATAAGAAGATATAATATTTCAAGAAGTACAGCATTAAGAGATATAGAGACTGTCGAAAGAATCGGAGTGCCTATTTATTCTGAAAAAGGGAAAAACGGAGGATACAGAATTTTAAGTAAAAGGCTTCTTGCACCTGTCATATTTACTATAGATGAAATACATGCTCTTTACTTCTGTATGTTGACACTTAGAGGTTATGAAACAACACCGTTTGATTTGAATATAGATAAACTGGAGGAAAAATTCCGTAGTTGTCTGCCGGATGAGAGGCTAAAAAAAATTGAAATTATGAAAAAAGTATTGCAATTTGAGATTTATAAACATAAGAATAGCAGTCCTTTACTGAAAAAAATATTGGAAGCAATAATAGAAAATAAAATTTGCAACATAGAATATAATAAAAAAGGAAATTTAAAAAATTATAAAGTTCAATTTTTTAGAATATGTGCTAGTTATGCACAGTGGTATGCTGAAGGAATTAACTGTAAAAATGGGAAAATAAGAATTTTTCGATGTGATAAAATTATATTTGTGGATAAAATAGAAGAATGTTCAAAATACAGGATAACAGATATTCTTAAAAAAGTTCCTGAAATATATAGAAATGAAAAATCAGTTGATTTTGAAATTAAAATTTCAGAAAAAGCATTGGATATATTTTACAAAGAAAATTATCCTTCCATGAGATTAGTTACCGACAACGGGGAAAATATAATAAAGGGTTTTTATAATGAAAATGAAGAAAAATTTATAGCGGATTATTTTTTAAAATATGGAGAAAATATAATTTCCATAGAGCCTCAAGAGCTAAAGGAATTTATTAGGAACGAAATCAAAAAACTTGCTGTTCATTTTAATAATTTGTAA
- a CDS encoding alpha/beta fold hydrolase: protein MKRKYFISNNLKLSYLENGLSGKPVIICLHGQFGNARYYSNILNFKDYHVFSLDFRGHGFSQHSKYGNYKISDFLNDFSVFLSNIIKSEKITVIGHSLGGLVAYHAAALYPKITKIISEDIGVFINEDISFTKEIPDYEISLRNLETGLKNLGITEPAYFLESATEDEKGWKFRFDKNNIWKPENTLNGNYWDIFLKSSCPILLIHGRQSWVVSDDEIFEMEQKRPNTKAVIVENSSHGVNMDNPDEFIKNVIKFLQ from the coding sequence ATGAAAAGAAAATATTTTATTTCAAATAATTTAAAACTGTCTTATCTTGAAAACGGATTATCAGGAAAGCCTGTTATTATCTGTCTTCATGGACAATTTGGAAATGCAAGGTATTATTCAAATATCCTAAATTTTAAAGATTATCATGTATTTAGTTTAGATTTTCGGGGACACGGTTTCAGTCAACATTCAAAATATGGAAATTATAAAATTTCCGATTTTTTAAATGATTTTTCGGTATTTTTGAGTAATATTATAAAATCTGAAAAGATTACAGTTATAGGACATTCTTTAGGAGGATTAGTCGCATATCATGCTGCTGCACTATATCCGAAGATTACCAAAATTATTTCTGAAGATATAGGAGTTTTCATAAATGAAGATATTTCATTTACCAAAGAAATACCTGATTATGAAATTAGTTTGAGAAATCTTGAAACCGGTTTAAAAAATTTAGGTATAACGGAACCCGCTTACTTTCTTGAAAGTGCAACAGAAGATGAAAAAGGCTGGAAATTTCGTTTTGATAAAAATAATATATGGAAACCTGAAAACACATTAAACGGCAATTACTGGGATATTTTTTTGAAAAGTAGCTGTCCGATACTTTTAATACACGGTCGCCAATCTTGGGTTGTATCAGATGATGAAATTTTTGAAATGGAACAAAAACGACCAAACACAAAAGCTGTAATAGTCGAAAATTCTTCTCATGGAGTAAATATGGATAATCCTGATGAATTTATCAAGAATGTGATTAAATTTTTACAATAA
- a CDS encoding YifB family Mg chelatase-like AAA ATPase, protein MAISVLSCSYLGVESYIVEVEADVSNGLPVFNIVGMGDQAIKESKERIRNCFKNMKLEFPIKRVLVNLSPADVRKKGSHFDLPIFLGILANIGKINNMEKFKDYLILGEISLNGDIKPIKGAINAAILAKERKIKGVIVPLENYNEAKLISGVKVVPVTKIKEAADFLNEEIFYEKLRENAEKYCKVDIGETSVEISDFSDVKGQILAKRALEIAAAGGHNIFLMGDPGSGKSMLAKRFITILPEMTESEIIETTKIYSISGMLSDVEPIIKRRPFRAPHHSATQTALIGGALRAGEITLALNGVFFMDELGEFSTKTLEALRQPLEDGNVTVSRANLIITYPVNNIVIAASNPTPGGFFADDPRCKDSLRDIKNYQKKFSGPLLDRMDIYVEMRRLNKDEIFSEELSETSEKIRRRVISAREIQKKRFNSDFLNSKMSGKQILKYCKINKETKQIFEKAVEELNLSMRMYDKVLKVSRTIADLDGSQNIEIEHLLEALNYRKKY, encoded by the coding sequence GTGGCTATAAGTGTGTTAAGTTGTAGTTATTTAGGAGTTGAATCATATATTGTGGAAGTGGAGGCTGATGTATCTAACGGACTTCCGGTTTTCAATATTGTCGGAATGGGAGATCAGGCAATTAAAGAAAGTAAGGAAAGGATAAGGAACTGTTTCAAAAATATGAAACTGGAATTCCCTATAAAAAGAGTTCTTGTAAATCTTTCTCCTGCAGATGTTCGTAAGAAAGGAAGTCATTTCGATTTGCCGATATTTTTAGGAATACTTGCAAATATCGGAAAAATTAATAATATGGAAAAATTTAAAGATTATCTTATATTGGGAGAAATATCTTTAAATGGAGATATAAAACCGATAAAAGGGGCCATAAATGCTGCAATATTGGCTAAGGAAAGAAAAATAAAGGGGGTTATAGTACCTCTGGAAAATTACAATGAAGCAAAACTTATTTCAGGTGTAAAAGTAGTTCCTGTAACTAAAATAAAGGAAGCTGCCGATTTCTTAAATGAAGAAATATTTTATGAGAAACTTCGAGAAAATGCTGAAAAATACTGTAAGGTAGATATTGGAGAAACATCTGTGGAAATCTCGGATTTTTCTGATGTAAAAGGTCAGATTTTGGCTAAAAGGGCACTGGAAATTGCAGCGGCAGGAGGGCATAATATATTTTTAATGGGAGATCCCGGTTCGGGTAAGTCAATGTTGGCCAAAAGATTTATTACGATATTGCCAGAGATGACAGAGAGTGAAATAATAGAAACGACTAAAATTTACAGTATATCGGGAATGCTTTCGGATGTGGAACCGATAATAAAAAGGAGACCTTTCAGAGCACCACATCATTCAGCTACTCAAACGGCATTAATAGGTGGAGCTTTAAGAGCAGGGGAAATAACATTGGCTTTAAACGGTGTGTTTTTTATGGACGAACTGGGGGAATTCAGCACAAAGACATTGGAAGCATTAAGGCAACCTTTGGAAGATGGAAATGTCACTGTTTCAAGGGCTAATCTTATAATTACATATCCTGTGAATAATATAGTTATAGCAGCTTCTAATCCGACGCCCGGGGGTTTTTTTGCTGATGATCCCCGTTGTAAGGACAGTTTGAGAGATATAAAAAATTATCAGAAAAAGTTTTCAGGACCTCTACTGGATAGAATGGATATTTACGTTGAAATGAGAAGACTGAACAAAGACGAAATATTTAGTGAGGAGTTATCTGAAACATCGGAAAAAATAAGAAGAAGAGTTATAAGTGCAAGAGAAATACAGAAAAAAAGGTTTAATTCCGATTTTCTTAACTCCAAAATGAGCGGAAAACAGATTTTAAAATATTGTAAAATAAATAAAGAAACAAAACAGATATTTGAAAAAGCTGTGGAAGAACTGAATTTATCCATGAGAATGTATGATAAAGTACTAAAAGTATCAAGAACAATAGCAGATCTGGACGGCTCTCAAAATATAGAGATTGAACATTTATTGGAAGCATTGAATTACAGAAAAAAGTATTAA
- a CDS encoding N-glycosylase/DNA lyase — protein MTKKNRLEKRLNKELHNEILEIYIKIKKDIDKAIKGYKKSWGKNEKEIFAEVAFCILTPQSKAKNAWQAIITLVNNGLLFNGKAEEIAEYLNIVRFKNNKSRYLVELRELMTENGKLQPKKILSEKGDTFEKRKWIFKNIKGMGMKEANHVLRNLGFGKEIAILDRHILRNLVELNIIDEVPKSITEKKYYEIEEKMREYSEYSGIRMDELDLVLWYKEAGEVFK, from the coding sequence TTGACTAAAAAAAACAGACTTGAAAAAAGACTCAATAAAGAGCTTCATAATGAAATATTGGAGATATATATAAAAATTAAGAAAGATATAGATAAAGCTATAAAAGGATATAAAAAATCGTGGGGAAAAAATGAAAAAGAAATATTTGCCGAAGTGGCTTTTTGTATACTGACTCCCCAATCAAAAGCAAAGAATGCATGGCAGGCTATTATTACATTAGTAAATAACGGGTTGCTTTTTAATGGAAAAGCCGAAGAAATAGCAGAGTATCTTAATATTGTAAGATTTAAAAATAATAAGTCGAGATACCTTGTGGAGTTGAGAGAATTGATGACTGAAAATGGAAAGTTACAACCAAAAAAAATTCTTTCTGAAAAAGGAGATACTTTTGAGAAAAGAAAGTGGATATTTAAAAATATAAAAGGAATGGGCATGAAAGAGGCTAACCATGTTCTTAGAAACTTAGGATTTGGGAAGGAAATTGCCATACTTGATAGGCATATATTAAGAAATCTTGTGGAACTTAATATAATTGATGAAGTTCCGAAGTCCATTACCGAAAAAAAATATTATGAAATAGAAGAAAAAATGAGAGAATATTCTGAATACTCAGGGATAAGAATGGATGAACTTGATTTAGTTCTGTGGTATAAAGAAGCGGGAGAAGTATTTAAATAG
- a CDS encoding YafY family protein translates to MNKSERINDMMIYLNKKTYFNLKDITEKYGISKRTALRDIQSLERIGMAIYSELGRNGKYRLLNNKILSPIMFTVDEIHSLYFAILTLETYDMCPFNIDIEKLKSKFQTCLSEKQMEKVTMIEKILRIEMKKYMKNSSILKEILEAIIENKVCEISYKGKIVQEEKKVQFLRVFAVCGKWKVEIIDYKTRKKDILECEKILFIEKIELETLKNFE, encoded by the coding sequence ATGAATAAATCTGAAAGAATAAATGATATGATGATATATCTCAATAAAAAAACTTATTTTAATTTGAAAGATATAACTGAAAAATATGGGATTTCCAAAAGGACAGCATTAAGGGATATTCAATCTCTGGAAAGAATCGGGATGGCTATATACTCTGAATTGGGAAGAAATGGAAAATACAGGCTTCTGAATAATAAAATTTTATCTCCAATTATGTTTACTGTAGATGAGATACATTCTTTATATTTTGCGATACTTACACTGGAAACTTATGATATGTGTCCATTTAATATTGATATTGAAAAACTGAAAAGTAAATTTCAGACATGTCTTTCAGAAAAACAGATGGAAAAAGTGACAATGATAGAAAAAATATTACGGATTGAAATGAAAAAGTATATGAAAAACAGTTCGATATTAAAAGAAATATTGGAAGCAATTATTGAAAATAAAGTGTGTGAAATATCATACAAAGGAAAAATAGTACAGGAAGAAAAAAAAGTACAATTTTTAAGAGTATTTGCAGTTTGTGGAAAATGGAAAGTTGAAATAATCGATTATAAAACCCGAAAAAAAGATATTCTGGAGTGTGAAAAAATTTTATTTATAGAAAAAATAGAATTAGAAACTTTAAAAAATTTTGAATAA
- the accC gene encoding acetyl-CoA carboxylase biotin carboxylase subunit — translation MFKKILIANRGEIAVRIIRAARELDIKTVAVYSEADADSLHVKLADEAVCIGPASSADSYLKIPNIISAAQITGSEAIHPGYGFLAENASFAKICAQNNIVFIGPKPELINMMGDKATARETAIKNKVPITKGSDGIVPDVEEAKKIAEWITYPVMIKATAGGGGKGMRIAHDEKELTENFIAAQNEAKAAFGNPDVYIEKYVEEPRHVEIQVIGDKFGNVVHLGERDCSIQRRHQKLIEEAPSAGIDAKTREKMGKFAAKLAKGIGYDSVGTLEFLVDKNMNFYFMEMNTRIQVEHTISEEITGIDLIKEQIRVAAGKVLSFSQKDIKIDGHAIECRINAEDSENGFLPSSGTLEKYIPSGGIGVRVDSHSYQDYEIPPYYDSMIAKLIVKGKTREEAIKRMKRALKEFIVEGVDTTIPFHLKVLDNKEFNKGTVYTNFIETHFKDSSGK, via the coding sequence ATGTTTAAAAAAATATTAATAGCAAACAGAGGAGAAATAGCAGTAAGAATTATAAGAGCGGCAAGAGAACTGGACATAAAAACCGTTGCAGTATATTCCGAGGCTGATGCGGATTCATTACATGTGAAACTGGCTGATGAAGCGGTTTGCATAGGGCCTGCGAGTAGTGCCGATTCATACCTGAAAATTCCTAATATAATATCAGCTGCACAAATAACGGGAAGTGAAGCTATTCATCCGGGATATGGATTTTTAGCTGAAAATGCTTCTTTTGCGAAAATATGTGCACAGAATAATATAGTATTTATAGGTCCGAAACCTGAATTGATTAACATGATGGGAGATAAAGCAACTGCAAGGGAAACAGCTATAAAAAATAAAGTTCCTATAACAAAAGGCTCTGACGGAATAGTTCCCGATGTGGAGGAAGCTAAGAAAATAGCTGAATGGATAACTTATCCAGTTATGATAAAAGCTACCGCTGGAGGTGGAGGAAAAGGAATGAGAATTGCTCATGATGAAAAAGAATTGACAGAAAATTTTATAGCTGCACAAAATGAAGCGAAAGCTGCTTTTGGAAATCCTGATGTTTATATTGAAAAATATGTGGAAGAGCCGAGACATGTAGAAATACAGGTTATAGGAGATAAGTTTGGAAATGTGGTACATTTAGGTGAAAGAGACTGTTCCATTCAGAGAAGACACCAGAAACTTATAGAAGAAGCACCTTCAGCAGGAATTGATGCAAAAACAAGGGAAAAAATGGGGAAATTTGCGGCAAAACTGGCAAAAGGCATAGGTTATGACAGTGTAGGTACTCTTGAATTTCTTGTAGATAAAAATATGAATTTTTATTTTATGGAAATGAATACAAGAATACAGGTAGAGCATACAATAAGTGAAGAAATAACAGGAATAGATCTAATAAAAGAGCAGATCAGAGTAGCAGCAGGAAAAGTATTGAGTTTTTCTCAAAAGGATATAAAGATAGACGGTCATGCAATAGAATGCAGGATAAATGCTGAAGATTCTGAAAACGGTTTTTTACCTTCATCGGGAACTCTTGAAAAATATATTCCTTCAGGAGGAATAGGAGTAAGAGTGGATTCACATTCTTATCAGGATTATGAAATCCCTCCTTATTATGACTCAATGATTGCTAAACTTATAGTAAAAGGGAAAACAAGGGAAGAAGCCATAAAAAGAATGAAAAGAGCTTTAAAGGAATTTATAGTTGAAGGAGTAGATACTACGATACCTTTTCATTTGAAAGTTCTTGATAACAAGGAGTTTAATAAAGGAACAGTATATACGAATTTTATAGAAACACATTTTAAAGATTCATCAGGGAAATAG
- the nusB gene encoding transcription antitermination factor NusB, with protein MTRREIREEIFKLLFEKELIDNNINKRINEVIEENKIKKEEHIEFLKSYVIEIIENENFLIEKIKNILDGWTYERLGVLEKVLLKISFYEILIKKIGYEIAINEALEIAKKYSYDDTKEFLNGILAKLVMENFI; from the coding sequence ATGACACGTAGAGAAATTAGAGAAGAAATATTCAAACTTCTTTTTGAAAAAGAACTTATTGACAATAATATCAATAAAAGAATTAACGAAGTAATAGAAGAAAATAAAATAAAAAAAGAGGAACATATTGAATTTTTAAAATCTTATGTTATTGAAATAATAGAAAATGAAAATTTTTTAATAGAAAAAATAAAAAATATACTGGATGGTTGGACTTATGAAAGATTGGGAGTTCTGGAAAAAGTTTTGCTGAAAATATCCTTTTATGAAATTCTTATAAAAAAAATAGGGTATGAAATAGCAATAAATGAAGCTTTGGAAATTGCCAAAAAATACTCTTATGATGATACAAAGGAATTTTTAAACGGTATACTTGCAAAGTTGGTTATGGAAAATTTTATATAA
- a CDS encoding pyridoxamine 5'-phosphate oxidase family protein: MDRLQEEFKNIMKEQTEIALATSVNNIPNVRITCFYYDEETKILFMSSLKNHKKIGEFSNNDNVAFTTIPKTSSKYVRGKGKIKKSDKSVYDLKDKFINKIPYLEYIIEKVGDSLILFEIPLSEITLTLENQDIHKISIL, from the coding sequence ATGGACAGACTACAGGAAGAATTTAAAAATATAATGAAAGAACAGACTGAAATAGCACTGGCAACATCAGTAAACAATATCCCCAATGTAAGAATTACATGTTTTTACTATGATGAAGAAACCAAAATCTTATTTATGTCGTCACTTAAAAATCATAAAAAAATAGGAGAATTTTCCAATAATGACAATGTTGCATTTACGACTATTCCTAAGACTTCGAGTAAATATGTAAGAGGGAAAGGAAAAATAAAAAAAAGTGACAAATCCGTATACGACTTAAAGGATAAATTTATAAATAAAATTCCCTATTTAGAATATATTATTGAAAAAGTAGGAGATTCTTTAATACTTTTTGAAATACCTCTTTCTGAGATCACTCTTACTTTAGAAAATCAGGATATTCACAAAATTAGCATTTTATAG